In Choloepus didactylus isolate mChoDid1 chromosome 25 unlocalized genomic scaffold, mChoDid1.pri SUPER_25_unloc2, whole genome shotgun sequence, one genomic interval encodes:
- the CLEC4G gene encoding C-type lectin domain family 4 member G isoform X1: MEASGYSKWSNGPEEVSRGPWGLWERWGWRPLFVVLALVVAVVLWVLVLSILFSKASTERQALLGGQDLLRTNASDQTAMLGVLKKEVGGCRNCCSETRAQLQTTHTELREAQRKLLQQESALNELRERVTRDLAKAGEDREKIRSELFRALETAKFGNSSCEGCPTSWLPFEGSCYFFSVLRAKWDEAQRNCAGAGAHLVIVGGLEEQGFLTRNTRGRGYWLGLRAVRLVRKIQRYEWVDGVRLSFSHWNQGEPNDSEGREECVMMLRTGLWNDAPCDSERDSWICEKRLSC; the protein is encoded by the exons ATGGAGGCCTCCGGGTACAGCAAGTGGAGCAATGGGCCTGAGGAGGTCTCCAGAG GGCCCTGGGGACTCTGGGAGCGTTGGGGTTGGAGACCCCTCTTCGTAGTCCTAGCCCTGGTGGTCGCTGTTGTTCTGTGGGTGCTTGTTCTGAGCATCCTGTTCTCCAAGG CCTCCACGGAGCGTCAGGCGCTGCTCGGCGGCCAAGACCTACTGAGGACAAATG CGTCGGATCAGACCGCGATGCTGGGTGTCCTGAAGAAGGAGGTCGGAGGCTGCCGGAACTGCT GCTCGGAGACCCGCGCGCAGCTGCAAACCACGCACACGGAGCTTCGGGAGGCGCAGAGGAAGCTGTTGCAGCAGGAGAGCGCCTTGAATGAACTGCGCGAGCGAG TGACCCGGGACTTGGCCAAAGCAGGCGAGGACCGCGAGAAAATCCGCAGTGAGCTGTTCCGGGCGCTGGAGACCGCCAAGTTTGGAAACA GTTCCTGCGAGGGGTGTCCCACGTCGTGGCTGCCCTTCGAGGGTTCCTGCTACTTTTTTTCGGTTCTGCGGGCCAAGTGGGACGAGGCACAGCGGAACTGCGCGGGCGCCGGCGCACACTTGGTGATTGTCGGGGGACTGGAGGAGCAG GGCTTCCTGACTCGGAATACGCGTGGCCGAGGTTACTGGCTGGGCCTCAGGGCCGTGCGCCTGGTGCGTAAGATCCAGCGCTACGAGTGGGTGGACGGCGTCCGGCTCAGCTTCAG CCACTGGAACCAGGGGGAGCCCAATGACTCCGAGGGACGAGAAGAATGCGTCATGATGCTGCGTACAGGGCTGTGGAACGACGCACCGTGCGATAGCGAGAGGGACAGCTGGATCTGCGAGAAGCGGCTCAGCTGCTGA
- the CLEC4G gene encoding C-type lectin domain family 4 member G isoform X2 yields MEASGYSKWSNGPEEVSRASTERQALLGGQDLLRTNASDQTAMLGVLKKEVGGCRNCCSETRAQLQTTHTELREAQRKLLQQESALNELRERVTRDLAKAGEDREKIRSELFRALETAKFGNSSCEGCPTSWLPFEGSCYFFSVLRAKWDEAQRNCAGAGAHLVIVGGLEEQGFLTRNTRGRGYWLGLRAVRLVRKIQRYEWVDGVRLSFSHWNQGEPNDSEGREECVMMLRTGLWNDAPCDSERDSWICEKRLSC; encoded by the exons ATGGAGGCCTCCGGGTACAGCAAGTGGAGCAATGGGCCTGAGGAGGTCTCCAGAG CCTCCACGGAGCGTCAGGCGCTGCTCGGCGGCCAAGACCTACTGAGGACAAATG CGTCGGATCAGACCGCGATGCTGGGTGTCCTGAAGAAGGAGGTCGGAGGCTGCCGGAACTGCT GCTCGGAGACCCGCGCGCAGCTGCAAACCACGCACACGGAGCTTCGGGAGGCGCAGAGGAAGCTGTTGCAGCAGGAGAGCGCCTTGAATGAACTGCGCGAGCGAG TGACCCGGGACTTGGCCAAAGCAGGCGAGGACCGCGAGAAAATCCGCAGTGAGCTGTTCCGGGCGCTGGAGACCGCCAAGTTTGGAAACA GTTCCTGCGAGGGGTGTCCCACGTCGTGGCTGCCCTTCGAGGGTTCCTGCTACTTTTTTTCGGTTCTGCGGGCCAAGTGGGACGAGGCACAGCGGAACTGCGCGGGCGCCGGCGCACACTTGGTGATTGTCGGGGGACTGGAGGAGCAG GGCTTCCTGACTCGGAATACGCGTGGCCGAGGTTACTGGCTGGGCCTCAGGGCCGTGCGCCTGGTGCGTAAGATCCAGCGCTACGAGTGGGTGGACGGCGTCCGGCTCAGCTTCAG CCACTGGAACCAGGGGGAGCCCAATGACTCCGAGGGACGAGAAGAATGCGTCATGATGCTGCGTACAGGGCTGTGGAACGACGCACCGTGCGATAGCGAGAGGGACAGCTGGATCTGCGAGAAGCGGCTCAGCTGCTGA